One segment of Podarcis muralis chromosome 17, rPodMur119.hap1.1, whole genome shotgun sequence DNA contains the following:
- the MCOLN1 gene encoding mucolipin-1, protein METQKLLTPVNSYGSQDGDTRPNLGFASIQPEEEELRRRLKYFFMSPCDKFRAKGRKPFKLVLQLIKILIVTIQLVLFGLSNQMVVTFKEENTMTFKHLFLKNYVDGAEETYAVYTQADVYEHMVYAVDKYLAVANETVGRYAYVHAGSANQSALMLCQHYYRKGRIDPANDTFNIDPKVITECIGVDPPQNIPSAQDSEETSRALLEPDRSYRNFTLKFYKLINVTIRFKLKAINIQTIINNEIPDCYTFSITITFDNKAHSGRVKIHLDNKVDIQECKDPSVSGKGDNSFRMFFDVVVLLICVLSFILCGRSIIRGLLLQHEFSHFFQRRYNQDICLSDRLEFVNGWYILLVVSDILTVSGTIMKIGIESKNFANYDVCGILLGTSTLLVWVGVMRYLSFFQKYNILIVTMRVALPNVIRFCCCVAVIYLGYCFCGWIVLGPYHVKFRTLSMVSECLFSLINGDDMFVTFAAMQQNSYLVWLFSQLYLYTFISLFIYMVLSLFIALITGSYETIKHQSEGEATITQLHAYIAECKDSPKSGKFRRDSGSSCSVFCCCERTPLQENVLVVN, encoded by the exons ATGG AGACACAGAAGCTGCTCACCCCAGTGAATAGTTATGGGTCCCAGGATGGGGACACAAGGCCAAACTTGGGCTTTGCTTCCATTCAACCAGAAGAAGAGGAGCTCCGCAGGCGTCTGAAGTATTTCTTCATGAGCCCCTGTGACAAGTTTCGTGCCAAAGGCCGCAAGCCATTCAAACTGGTGCTCCAGCTGATCAAGATCCTAATAGTCACCATTCAG CTCGTCCTCTTTGGGCTCAGCAATCAGATGGTGGTCACCTTCAAAGAGGAGAACACAATGACCTTCAAGCACCTCTTCCTGAAGAACTATGTGGATGGGGCAGAGGAGACCTATGCAGTTTATACACAGGCAGATGTCTATGAGCACATGGTCTATGCGGTGGATAAG TACCTGGCCGTTGCCAACGAGACAGTCGGACGCTATGCCTACGTGCATGCGGGGAGCGCAAACCAGTCGGCGCTCATGCTTTGCCAGCATTACTACCGGAAAGGAAGGATTGACCCGGCCAATGACACCTTCAACATTGACCCCAAAGTCATCACAG AGTGCATTGGCGTTGATCCCCCACAAAATATACCTTCTGCCCAGGACTCTGAGGAGACGTCTAGAGCCCTCCTGGAGCCAGACCGCAGCTACAGGAACTTTACTCTCAAGTTTTACAA GCTCATCAATGTCACCATCCGGTTTAAGCTGAAAGCCATCAACATCCAAACCATCATCAACAACGAAATCCCGGACTGCTACACCTTTTCCATCACA ATCACATTTGACAATAAAGCACACAGTGGCCGAGTGAAGATTCACTTGGACAACAAAGTGGATATCCAGGAATGCAAAGACCCCAGTGTCTCTGGCAAAG GAGACAACAGCTTCCGGATGTTCTTTGACGTGGTGGTGCTCCTCATCTGCGTACTATCTTTCATCTTGTGTGGCCGCTCCATCATCAGGGGGCTTCTCCTGCAGCAT GAGTTCAGCCATTTTTTCCAGCGCCGCTACAATCAAGACATCTGCCTGTCTGACCGCCTGGAATTTGTGAATGGCTGGTACATCCTGCTGGTGGTGAGCGACATCCTTACTGTGTCCGGAACCATCATGAAGATTGGGATTGAGTCCAAG AACTTTGCCAACTATGACGTATGTGGAATTCTCCTGGGCACCTCTACACTCCTGGTTTGGGTCGGCGTCATGCGTTATCTCAGCTTCTTCCAGAAGTACAAT ATCCTCATTGTCACCATGCGGGTGGCCCTCCCCAACGTCATCCGTTTCTGCTGCTGTGTGGCCGTCATCTACTTGGGCTACTGCTTCTGTGGTTGGATTGTGCTGGGACCCTACCATGTCAAG TTCCGCACCCTCTCGATGGTGTCAGAATGCCTTTTCTCACTCATCAACGGGGACGACATGTTTGTGACCTTTGCCGCGATGCAGCAGAACAGCTACTTGGTGTGGCTTTTCAGCCAACTCTACCTGTACACTTTCATCAGCCTGTTTATCTACATGGTGCTCAGCCTCTTCATTGCTCTCATCACTGGCTCCTACGAGACCATCAAG CATCAGTCTGAGGGGGAAGCAACCATCACCCAGCTCCACGCTTACATAGCCGAGTGCAAAGACAGCCCCAAATCGGGCAAGTTCCGCCGGGACAGTGGTTCCTCGTGTTCGGTCTTCTGCTGCTGCGAGAG AACCCCACTGCAGGAGAACGTCCTGGTGGTGAACTGA